A DNA window from Roseovarius sp. Pro17 contains the following coding sequences:
- a CDS encoding phasin family protein, which translates to MTESAKNPTKSENEATTAATDTMNALGPMGETAQKIWTDMGNETLRFVASRVEQDLETQKALLACTNLAEVQKIQAEFFTQALEQYRVQATRMMEMMSEAAPKGLPSLPIITSRGYDDVPL; encoded by the coding sequence ATGACAGAATCTGCAAAGAATCCCACGAAATCTGAGAACGAAGCCACGACTGCCGCTACCGACACGATGAATGCCTTGGGCCCGATGGGCGAAACGGCGCAAAAAATCTGGACCGACATGGGTAACGAGACTCTGCGGTTTGTTGCATCCCGTGTGGAACAGGATTTGGAAACCCAAAAGGCCCTGCTGGCATGTACCAATCTAGCAGAGGTCCAGAAAATTCAGGCTGAATTCTTTACTCAGGCATTGGAACAGTACCGCGTTCAGGCAACGCGGATGATGGAAATGATGTCAGAGGCCGCGCCCAAGGGGCTGCCTAGTCTGCCGATCATAACCAGTCGCGGCTACGACGATGTGCCATTGTAA
- a CDS encoding thioredoxin domain-containing protein, giving the protein MAINVVCLECGQGNRIPEAKLDAGAKCATCGAGLIKGEPTEVSLDLLVKAARIDGIPLIVDFWAAWCQPCRMMAPEFATAAKALKGKARFAKLDTEAFPQANKRYDIRGIPLLIAFQGGHEIKRQSGVISASKIVEWASGFSLA; this is encoded by the coding sequence ATGGCTATTAATGTTGTGTGCCTGGAATGCGGTCAAGGAAACCGGATACCCGAGGCAAAACTGGATGCCGGAGCCAAATGCGCAACATGCGGTGCGGGCTTGATCAAGGGAGAGCCGACCGAAGTCTCGCTTGACCTGCTGGTCAAGGCGGCGCGGATAGACGGCATACCCCTTATCGTGGACTTTTGGGCCGCTTGGTGTCAGCCCTGTCGCATGATGGCGCCAGAATTTGCAACTGCGGCCAAGGCGCTGAAAGGTAAGGCTCGCTTTGCAAAGCTGGACACGGAGGCTTTTCCTCAAGCGAATAAACGGTATGACATCCGTGGAATTCCTCTTTTGATTGCCTTTCAGGGCGGTCACGAAATCAAGCGCCAATCTGGGGTGATATCAGCATCAAAGATCGTGGAATGGGCGTCCGGCTTCTCGCTCGCCTAA
- a CDS encoding cytochrome c produces the protein MRGLLRGILLAAIFGLPAMAQDPSEGERVFQNRCAMCHGPDANGAGPMAPVLLLQPVDLTHLRRDNDGEFPLQRVIWRIDGRDPLVSHGSPMPVYGDFFEGRDVSLKTSSGQPIVTSQPIVDLVAWLQSIQQ, from the coding sequence TTTTCGGACTGCCTGCAATGGCTCAAGACCCGTCAGAGGGCGAGCGTGTGTTTCAGAACAGATGCGCGATGTGCCACGGGCCGGACGCAAATGGCGCGGGGCCGATGGCTCCGGTATTGCTTCTGCAACCAGTTGATCTGACGCATTTGCGGCGTGACAACGATGGTGAGTTTCCGCTCCAGAGGGTGATATGGCGGATCGATGGGCGCGACCCATTGGTCAGCCACGGATCACCGATGCCAGTGTATGGTGACTTTTTTGAAGGCCGTGATGTCAGTCTGAAAACCAGTTCCGGCCAACCAATCGTGACCAGCCAGCCGATCGTCGATCTTGTCGCTTGGCTACAATCGATACAGCAATAG